In the genome of Candidatus Nitrosotenuis sp. DW1, one region contains:
- a CDS encoding 50S ribosomal protein L23, which produces MNTIQATKIIIRPHITEKTFALIEKDNRICFIVDADADKKTIKEAIKILYEENALDVNTAKTISGKKAFVKFESVEKARDLATKIGML; this is translated from the coding sequence ATGAACACAATTCAAGCAACAAAAATCATCATAAGACCACACATCACTGAAAAGACTTTTGCGCTAATTGAAAAAGACAACAGAATCTGCTTTATTGTGGATGCTGATGCAGACAAAAAGACAATCAAAGAGGCAATCAAGATCCTGTATGAGGAAAATGCACTTGATGTTAACACCGCAAAGACAATTTCTGGCAAAAAGGCGTTTGTCAAATTTGAGTCAGTCGAAAAAGCAAGAGACCTTGCAACAAAGATAGGAATGCTATAA
- a CDS encoding 30S ribosomal protein S19, whose translation MVKEFDYRGIPLAELQNMSLEKLFEIFPARSRRSLTRGITDGKRKLIEEIKLDKAGKLKNPIKTHIRDLIVLPYMVGVTISVFSGKEFVPVTITTPMIGHHIGEYVRTNKRVVHGAPGVGASRSSLYVPLK comes from the coding sequence ATGGTTAAAGAATTTGATTATAGGGGAATCCCGCTGGCAGAACTACAGAATATGTCGCTAGAAAAACTATTTGAGATATTCCCGGCAAGATCAAGAAGATCACTTACCAGAGGCATTACCGACGGCAAGAGAAAGCTCATCGAAGAAATCAAACTTGACAAGGCTGGAAAACTAAAGAATCCAATCAAGACCCACATTCGAGACTTGATAGTGTTGCCATATATGGTAGGAGTTACAATTAGCGTCTTTTCAGGCAAGGAATTCGTTCCAGTTACAATTACCACACCAATGATAGGACACCACATTGGAGAATACGTTAGAACAAACAAGCGAGTCGTACATGGAGCACCAGGAGTCGGAGCATCAAGATCCAGCTTGTACGTGCCATTAAAGTGA
- a CDS encoding 50S ribosomal protein L22 translates to MGNFDYAFQNFDATKHVRASIREKDVSHKHAREVAKAIKGLTIEKARDYLQDVVAAKRAIPFRRFNNEVGHRSDPGVMSGRYPEKTAREFIKLLDNLEANAEYKGMDLDRLKIVGANTHKGVIVKRFTPRAQGRATPKNNVLTHIELVAQEA, encoded by the coding sequence ATGGGAAACTTTGATTACGCTTTTCAAAACTTTGATGCGACAAAACACGTCCGCGCATCAATACGCGAAAAAGATGTTTCACACAAACATGCGCGCGAAGTTGCCAAGGCGATAAAGGGCCTGACAATTGAGAAGGCACGTGACTACTTGCAAGATGTTGTTGCAGCAAAGCGCGCAATTCCATTTAGAAGATTCAACAACGAAGTTGGCCACAGATCTGATCCTGGCGTAATGTCTGGACGCTATCCAGAAAAAACCGCAAGGGAATTCATCAAACTATTGGATAATTTGGAAGCAAATGCCGAATACAAGGGAATGGATCTTGACAGACTCAAAATTGTCGGTGCAAACACCCACAAAGGAGTAATAGTAAAAAGATTCACACCGCGTGCACAGGGCAGAGCAACTCCCAAAAACAACGTCCTAACACATATTGAGCTAGTGGCTCAGGAAGCATAG
- a CDS encoding 30S ribosomal protein S3 — MTAVKNVIKDNYNMMLLKDYLREAIKEAGFSHVEISKTPTGTRVVLHVTRPGIVIGRKGSGIRDLTEKLEKDFGLKSPQIAVNEISQPELTSSVMCNRVASLIQRGTAFRRATMWTLQQIMNAGAMGVQITLSGKLRGDRSSFEKHSAGILPRAGHQAQIIVDEDITHIPTAMGYIGVRIRIAKKDRFIPEFELKGVKEEKTLAQRQKEEADAAALLQARTESEAVKIIAEKIENLDLMEDVEEKLK, encoded by the coding sequence TTGACCGCAGTAAAAAACGTCATAAAAGACAACTACAACATGATGCTCCTAAAGGACTACCTAAGAGAAGCAATCAAAGAGGCAGGATTCTCACATGTTGAAATCTCAAAGACACCAACTGGCACTAGAGTAGTCTTACATGTAACAAGACCCGGAATTGTAATCGGAAGAAAAGGATCTGGAATCAGAGACCTGACTGAAAAACTAGAAAAAGACTTTGGATTAAAGAGCCCGCAAATTGCAGTAAACGAAATCTCCCAACCAGAACTCACATCAAGCGTGATGTGCAACAGGGTCGCATCACTGATTCAGCGAGGAACTGCATTTAGACGCGCAACAATGTGGACACTGCAGCAAATCATGAATGCCGGCGCAATGGGTGTGCAAATCACACTGTCTGGAAAACTAAGAGGCGACCGTTCAAGCTTTGAAAAGCATTCTGCTGGAATACTACCGCGCGCAGGACACCAAGCACAGATTATAGTTGATGAAGATATCACTCACATCCCAACCGCAATGGGATACATTGGAGTAAGAATTAGAATTGCCAAAAAAGACAGATTCATTCCAGAATTTGAACTCAAGGGAGTAAAAGAGGAAAAAACTCTGGCACAGAGACAAAAGGAAGAGGCAGATGCAGCAGCACTACTCCAGGCAAGAACTGAAAGCGAAGCAGTAAAAATAATTGCAGAAAAAATTGAAAATCTTGATCTTATGGAAGACGTAGAGGAGAAGCTCAAATAA
- the rpmC gene encoding 50S ribosomal protein L29: MARLKMKSIRELNAQDLKEKLAQSRVELSKIRTEAAKGTLRKESGKIRAYRKEIARMLTKINEAKTQ; this comes from the coding sequence ATGGCCCGACTCAAGATGAAATCCATTCGAGAGCTAAACGCGCAAGACCTCAAAGAAAAGCTGGCACAGTCAAGAGTAGAGCTTTCAAAAATACGAACCGAGGCAGCAAAAGGAACCCTGAGAAAGGAAAGCGGAAAAATTCGAGCATATAGAAAAGAAATCGCAAGAATGCTCACAAAAATAAACGAGGCAAAAACACAATGA
- a CDS encoding ribonuclease P protein component 1, whose protein sequence is MITLENITNHELIGLDTQIVESTNNQIVGFSGKVVDETRSTFTIQTQTGLKMIPKEHSKWKFTINGTQSCVIDGLEISKRPEERLKVKKNG, encoded by the coding sequence ATGATTACACTAGAAAATATCACAAACCATGAGCTAATCGGACTTGACACCCAGATAGTAGAGTCCACAAATAATCAAATTGTCGGCTTTAGCGGCAAAGTGGTGGACGAAACAAGATCAACGTTTACAATTCAGACACAAACCGGTTTGAAAATGATTCCAAAAGAACACTCTAAATGGAAATTTACAATTAACGGAACCCAAAGCTGCGTAATTGATGGCTTGGAAATCTCAAAGCGACCAGAAGAACGACTAAAGGTGAAGAAAAATGGCTAA
- the rpsQ gene encoding 30S ribosomal protein S17, producing MAKGQTESKHIYHGIVMDNGDALSVRGKLFEGKVVSAKNKNTVVIQREAPLYMSKTKRYARSKSTIHAYKPAKLAIKEGDMVVAAECRPIAKSVSFVVVEVKS from the coding sequence ATGGCTAAGGGACAAACAGAGTCAAAACACATCTATCACGGAATTGTCATGGACAATGGCGATGCACTCAGTGTTAGGGGAAAGCTCTTTGAGGGCAAAGTGGTCAGTGCGAAGAACAAAAATACTGTAGTTATTCAAAGAGAAGCTCCATTGTACATGTCAAAGACAAAACGATACGCAAGAAGCAAGAGCACAATTCATGCATACAAGCCAGCAAAATTGGCGATCAAAGAAGGCGATATGGTTGTTGCAGCAGAATGCAGACCAATTGCAAAATCTGTTTCATTTGTTGTAGTGGAGGTCAAGTCCTAA
- a CDS encoding 50S ribosomal protein L14, with product MSGGKSRAVSAKGVQEFRPYVTRVLPLGARVTCADNTGAKILEIIMVKRAKTRHSQYPAAAVGDFVNVVVKKGPAELRKQIFGAVIIRQKYPIRRLNGIRVSFEDNAAVLVTPEGEIKGTDIKGPVAAEASEKWPRVANLASMVV from the coding sequence ATGTCTGGCGGAAAAAGTCGTGCAGTATCTGCAAAGGGTGTGCAGGAGTTCAGGCCATATGTTACCAGAGTGCTTCCACTGGGCGCAAGAGTCACATGTGCAGACAACACCGGTGCTAAGATCCTAGAAATTATCATGGTAAAACGAGCAAAGACTAGACACTCGCAATATCCTGCAGCCGCAGTTGGGGATTTTGTAAACGTTGTAGTCAAAAAAGGCCCGGCAGAACTAAGAAAACAAATCTTTGGCGCAGTTATAATTAGGCAAAAGTACCCAATTCGAAGATTAAATGGAATTCGCGTTTCATTTGAGGACAATGCAGCAGTGCTAGTTACTCCTGAAGGGGAAATCAAAGGAACTGACATAAAAGGACCAGTTGCAGCAGAGGCCTCTGAAAAATGGCCAAGAGTTGCAAACCTGGCATCAATGGTGGTATAA
- the rplX gene encoding 50S ribosomal protein L24 has product MKPTTIRNRMIYQATAVVKSKQLSSHLSKELQKKYNKRSIRIIEGDTIRVLRGEFRGVTGKITNVSTPRNGVSIEGVKKEKLKGGNLDVFIHPSNLIVTELNTEDKWRQNKLEGKKTKPVKEAKPKEAAKPAPKKEAKAPAKQSKPKETKESKPTKTEKKKEEK; this is encoded by the coding sequence GTGAAGCCAACAACAATTCGTAACCGAATGATTTACCAGGCAACTGCCGTTGTCAAAAGCAAACAGCTTAGCAGTCATCTTTCAAAAGAACTGCAAAAAAAATACAACAAGCGCAGCATTAGAATCATTGAGGGTGATACAATTCGCGTACTCCGAGGAGAGTTCAGAGGCGTCACAGGTAAAATCACCAACGTGTCGACTCCGAGAAATGGCGTCTCTATAGAAGGAGTCAAAAAGGAAAAACTCAAGGGCGGAAACCTTGACGTCTTTATTCACCCATCAAATCTCATAGTTACAGAACTAAACACCGAAGACAAGTGGCGACAAAACAAACTGGAAGGAAAGAAAACAAAGCCAGTCAAAGAAGCAAAGCCAAAAGAAGCCGCCAAGCCTGCTCCGAAAAAAGAAGCAAAGGCACCAGCAAAGCAATCAAAGCCAAAAGAAACCAAAGAATCAAAGCCAACCAAAACTGAAAAGAAAAAGGAGGAAAAATAA
- a CDS encoding 30S ribosomal protein S4e codes for MPRIAGSKKLKRQMSPMFWGISRKEPRFVVTVRPGPHSKQVSIPTAVFLRDTLKLVTTLREAKYAIYGGKVKVDGVERKSLHHGIGLMDVVELEGISDIYRLVPGKGHILTPLKIKNSEKSVKLVKVTSKQNVPKGKTQIGFHDGRSLLSDEKVSVGDTCVMQIPEQKIKEVLKLEKGAKVIVTKGVNTGQIADVKEIKEGTFVLPKRALLSFGQREIEIPADLVMVIGKKEPVVQVA; via the coding sequence TTGCCACGAATAGCGGGAAGTAAAAAACTAAAGCGTCAGATGTCTCCAATGTTCTGGGGAATCTCAAGAAAAGAGCCGCGATTCGTAGTTACCGTAAGGCCTGGTCCTCACTCAAAACAAGTTTCAATTCCAACTGCAGTATTCCTACGTGACACACTAAAACTAGTGACCACCCTACGAGAGGCAAAATATGCAATCTATGGCGGAAAAGTCAAAGTTGACGGCGTTGAGCGAAAATCACTCCACCACGGAATTGGACTCATGGATGTAGTCGAGCTCGAAGGAATTTCTGACATCTACAGACTTGTACCTGGAAAGGGTCACATACTAACACCGCTAAAAATCAAGAATTCTGAAAAATCTGTTAAACTAGTCAAGGTTACAAGCAAACAAAACGTTCCAAAGGGAAAAACCCAAATTGGATTCCACGACGGACGCTCGTTACTCTCTGATGAAAAAGTTTCAGTGGGAGACACATGCGTCATGCAAATACCAGAACAAAAAATCAAAGAAGTTTTGAAGCTAGAAAAGGGAGCCAAAGTAATTGTCACTAAAGGAGTTAACACAGGTCAGATAGCAGATGTCAAAGAAATCAAAGAGGGTACATTTGTTCTTCCAAAACGAGCACTGCTTTCATTTGGCCAGAGAGAAATCGAGATTCCAGCAGACCTAGTCATGGTCATAGGCAAAAAGGAGCCAGTTGTTCAAGTAGCGTGA
- a CDS encoding 50S ribosomal protein L5 yields MANKDSIMKKIRLEKVVLNMGVGKSGDAIETAKKALDSISGKKSCARDAKGTQRDWGVRKGEPIGVAVTVRGEDAGKLLQRLIDAKGKKLNGRSFDDFGNVSFGIREHIDIPGIKYDPQIGILGLEAAVTLVRPGFGIRFRSRHKASVGKHHRISSDEAKEFLSREFGVAFV; encoded by the coding sequence ATGGCAAACAAAGATAGCATAATGAAAAAAATCAGATTAGAAAAAGTCGTCTTAAACATGGGCGTAGGCAAATCCGGCGATGCGATCGAGACTGCAAAGAAAGCACTTGATTCAATCTCTGGAAAAAAATCCTGCGCAAGAGATGCAAAGGGAACCCAAAGAGACTGGGGAGTAAGAAAAGGCGAGCCAATAGGTGTGGCGGTAACCGTTAGAGGTGAGGATGCAGGAAAATTACTGCAAAGACTAATCGATGCAAAGGGCAAGAAGCTAAACGGACGATCCTTTGATGATTTTGGTAATGTTTCTTTTGGCATTAGAGAGCACATTGACATTCCTGGAATAAAATACGATCCACAAATTGGAATCCTGGGGCTGGAGGCGGCAGTGACTCTTGTCAGACCTGGATTTGGCATTAGATTCAGAAGCAGACACAAGGCAAGCGTTGGAAAGCACCACCGCATCAGCAGTGACGAAGCGAAAGAATTTTTATCACGTGAATTTGGAGTTGCGTTTGTATAA
- a CDS encoding 30S ribosomal protein S14, producing MMKDRSYKYTGRKEHKFGKGSRWCKRCGDYTAVIQKYDLNICRRCFREVANSLGFAKYR from the coding sequence ATAATGAAAGATAGATCATACAAGTACACTGGCAGAAAGGAGCACAAATTCGGAAAGGGCTCACGCTGGTGCAAGCGATGTGGCGATTACACTGCAGTCATTCAGAAATATGACTTGAACATCTGCAGACGATGCTTTAGGGAGGTTGCAAATTCTTTGGGATTTGCCAAATACCGGTGA
- a CDS encoding 30S ribosomal protein S8: protein MPATNIVANLFNTLYNNEARRKSECIILPTSKLGIEVLKTLQKHNYIGEFEHIDDKRGGKFKIQLLAHITKCGAITPRFKVKKGEFVDWEQQYLPSYNKGMMLVTTNQGVMSHHEAANKGIGGFLIGYVY from the coding sequence ATGCCAGCAACTAACATCGTAGCAAACCTGTTTAACACTCTGTACAACAACGAGGCAAGAAGAAAGAGCGAATGCATAATCCTGCCCACATCAAAGCTTGGAATCGAGGTACTAAAGACACTGCAAAAACACAACTACATTGGCGAATTTGAGCACATTGACGACAAGAGAGGCGGAAAATTCAAGATTCAACTATTGGCACACATAACAAAATGCGGTGCAATCACGCCTAGATTCAAGGTAAAAAAAGGCGAATTTGTTGACTGGGAACAGCAATATCTTCCGTCATACAACAAAGGAATGATGCTTGTAACTACAAATCAAGGCGTAATGTCACACCATGAGGCTGCAAACAAAGGAATTGGAGGATTCTTGATTGGATATGTCTACTAA
- the rplF gene encoding 50S ribosomal protein L6 codes for MSTKQEEIFQATFDVPAKVKLTLKKHMLHVEGPLGKTYKNFKKIPVGLEVKDNKVTITAVNSRKKYHAIANTALSIIRTLCDGVLTGYTIKMKIVYAHFPITVKTKDKLVLVENFQGERAPRTAKIHGTTKVTSKGDEVVVSGPVLQHVTQTAAEIQSNTKVKNKDHRVFLDGIYQFYKEKGIEK; via the coding sequence ATGTCTACTAAACAAGAAGAAATATTCCAAGCAACATTTGACGTTCCAGCCAAAGTAAAGCTTACCCTAAAAAAACACATGCTGCACGTTGAGGGCCCACTAGGCAAAACATACAAGAATTTCAAGAAAATTCCAGTCGGCCTTGAAGTCAAAGACAACAAAGTGACAATTACTGCAGTAAACTCGAGAAAGAAATATCATGCAATTGCAAACACTGCACTTTCAATAATTCGAACACTCTGTGATGGAGTACTCACTGGCTATACAATAAAAATGAAAATAGTCTATGCTCACTTTCCAATCACTGTCAAAACAAAAGACAAACTTGTCCTAGTTGAGAACTTCCAAGGAGAACGTGCACCAAGAACTGCAAAAATCCACGGAACAACCAAGGTCACCTCAAAAGGAGACGAGGTAGTTGTGTCAGGACCGGTGCTGCAACACGTAACACAGACTGCTGCAGAAATCCAATCAAACACCAAAGTCAAAAACAAAGATCACCGCGTTTTCCTTGACGGAATCTACCAATTCTACAAGGAAAAAGGCATCGAAAAATAA
- a CDS encoding NUDIX hydrolase, with amino-acid sequence MKKQPKNQKIRIAPKKEYDNFRKYFAFSCIDMVIFDGKSVLLTKRTRDPYKGYWHLPGSMIHKDEKMTDTVRRSAKEELGLDVKIKKFVGVYESLNPFRHDVSHGFVVSINGGQIKTDHQSSDLRFFARLPDKIIPHHRALIKDALKHTRNDSHA; translated from the coding sequence ATGAAAAAACAGCCAAAAAATCAGAAAATAAGGATAGCGCCAAAAAAAGAATATGATAACTTTAGAAAATATTTTGCTTTTTCCTGTATTGACATGGTAATATTTGACGGCAAGTCCGTCTTGCTGACCAAGCGCACCCGAGATCCGTACAAGGGATATTGGCACCTGCCTGGCAGTATGATACACAAGGATGAGAAAATGACTGACACTGTAAGGCGCTCTGCAAAAGAAGAACTTGGCCTTGATGTGAAAATTAAGAAATTTGTCGGCGTCTATGAAAGTCTGAATCCGTTTCGCCATGATGTATCACACGGATTTGTCGTTTCAATTAACGGCGGCCAGATTAAAACCGACCACCAAAGCAGTGATCTTAGGTTTTTTGCAAGACTTCCAGACAAGATCATTCCACATCATCGCGCTCTCATAAAAGACGCACTGAAGCATACTCGTAATGATTCTCATGCCTAA
- a CDS encoding Snf7 family protein, producing the protein MGSLSDRWNDMGRGDNLSQKILDRVKPDVPLKNKIDVAQKNLQLQIVKLDGIASKIKQKNDYIFNKIIVAQKANNQHYARAYATELLEIRKMHNMVNGAKLALEQIQLRLNTVSELGDIVVTLSPCMSVIKGLGASLSGIMPEATSSMQNLSQVLGDVLTGSSMNASDTAVTTYSSSSDTLAILEEAQAVIEGQTRASIPEPPSGIPTGILQKKESLI; encoded by the coding sequence ATGGGGTCATTAAGTGACAGATGGAATGATATGGGACGCGGGGACAATCTCTCACAAAAAATACTAGACAGAGTAAAGCCAGACGTACCACTCAAAAACAAGATAGATGTCGCACAAAAAAACCTCCAGCTCCAGATAGTAAAACTTGACGGGATTGCATCAAAAATAAAGCAGAAAAATGATTATATTTTCAATAAAATAATTGTCGCTCAAAAAGCCAACAACCAGCATTATGCCAGAGCATATGCTACTGAATTACTTGAGATAAGGAAGATGCACAACATGGTAAACGGTGCAAAACTTGCTTTGGAACAGATTCAGCTAAGGCTAAACACAGTGTCAGAACTCGGAGACATCGTGGTAACACTAAGCCCGTGCATGTCAGTAATCAAAGGACTGGGCGCATCGCTGAGCGGAATAATGCCAGAAGCAACATCATCAATGCAAAATCTATCCCAAGTGCTAGGAGATGTGCTGACTGGCTCTTCGATGAACGCGTCAGACACCGCGGTAACAACGTACAGTTCAAGCTCAGATACGCTTGCAATTCTTGAAGAGGCCCAGGCAGTAATAGAAGGCCAGACAAGGGCAAGCATTCCAGAGCCTCCAAGCGGCATTCCGACTGGAATTTTGCAGAAAAAAGAATCACTCATTTAG
- a CDS encoding redoxin family protein, with translation MRTEIKTAIIMGIIIAGAMGGLGAYFTSLETTSNTDTQVQSMDKSRFKKAPELQGIAGYINTDADDLKNQIEGKVVLYDIWTYSCINCQRTIPYIVAWNDRYSDKGLVIVGIHSPEFEFEKDINNVKMATEKFGIKYPVVLDNDKEIWSAFSNNYWPRKYIADDEGYIRYDHIGEGAYAETEKIIQDLLNERSSRLGLKVDAGQSLVDIQESRSDARTPELYFGYDFAYGRDRLGNAEGFNPDREVKYVIPSKLQDDYFYLDGVWKNVSDRMILVSDSGIIKLPYFAKEVNIVASGESELAILLDGKQVSQEDSGADTEHGKVHTSESRLYNIVKTKDPGRHTLEIQVNGSGFEIYTFTFG, from the coding sequence ATGAGAACGGAAATCAAGACAGCCATAATCATGGGAATAATAATTGCAGGAGCAATGGGCGGACTGGGTGCTTATTTTACATCGCTAGAAACCACAAGCAATACAGACACACAAGTACAATCAATGGATAAAAGCAGGTTCAAAAAAGCGCCAGAACTGCAGGGAATTGCAGGATACATCAACACAGACGCAGATGATCTCAAAAACCAAATCGAGGGAAAAGTCGTGCTCTATGACATTTGGACATACAGCTGCATAAACTGCCAGAGGACCATCCCATACATCGTGGCTTGGAACGACAGATATTCAGACAAGGGGCTAGTCATAGTCGGAATACATTCGCCGGAATTTGAGTTTGAAAAAGACATCAACAACGTAAAGATGGCAACTGAAAAATTCGGAATCAAATATCCAGTAGTACTTGACAACGACAAAGAAATCTGGAGTGCGTTTTCAAACAATTATTGGCCAAGAAAATACATTGCAGACGACGAAGGATACATCAGATATGACCACATAGGGGAGGGAGCATATGCCGAAACTGAAAAAATAATTCAAGACTTGCTAAATGAGCGATCATCAAGACTTGGGTTAAAAGTTGACGCAGGACAATCGCTTGTGGATATTCAAGAATCAAGAAGTGATGCTAGGACTCCGGAATTGTATTTTGGATACGACTTTGCATATGGAAGAGACAGGTTAGGAAACGCAGAAGGGTTCAATCCAGATAGAGAGGTAAAGTATGTCATTCCAAGCAAGCTGCAAGACGATTACTTTTACTTGGACGGAGTTTGGAAAAACGTTTCAGACCGCATGATCCTGGTGTCAGATTCTGGAATCATCAAGTTGCCATACTTTGCAAAAGAGGTAAACATTGTAGCATCTGGAGAATCAGAACTTGCAATACTGCTTGATGGAAAGCAGGTATCTCAAGAAGACTCAGGTGCCGACACAGAACATGGAAAGGTCCACACGTCAGAGTCACGACTCTACAACATAGTCAAAACAAAAGATCCCGGAAGACACACATTAGAAATTCAGGTGAACGGGTCTGGCTTTGAAATCTATACGTTTACCTTTGGATAA
- a CDS encoding cytochrome c biogenesis CcdA family protein, protein MSEITIAIAAASGLGSFLAPCILPVIPAFLAYISGTTITDLQKNNGVITVANRLNILLNTIFFVLGFSVVFSIFGVVLNSVLSSAASGLISGLNQVGGVIIIGFGVFMLLSTKINKLNFEKKFLPSRGKASYPLSFVFGLAFATCWTPCIGPILGSVLTLAATTPGQSFTLLLAYSLGLGIPFVLMGVFFSRFTRLIRALSKHLKYYSIIMGSLIIILGVLVLTNQLAAIASFPFLNDLLLG, encoded by the coding sequence ATGTCGGAAATAACCATTGCAATAGCTGCAGCATCTGGCCTAGGTTCGTTTCTTGCACCGTGCATACTGCCTGTAATACCTGCGTTTTTGGCATACATTTCTGGAACGACAATTACGGACCTTCAAAAAAACAACGGTGTGATCACGGTGGCAAATCGACTAAACATTTTGTTAAACACGATATTTTTTGTTCTCGGGTTTTCAGTCGTGTTTTCTATTTTTGGAGTTGTGCTAAACAGCGTACTTTCAAGTGCGGCATCTGGCCTAATATCTGGACTAAACCAAGTTGGCGGAGTCATAATAATCGGGTTTGGCGTCTTTATGCTATTATCAACTAAGATCAACAAGCTTAACTTTGAAAAGAAATTTTTGCCAAGCAGGGGCAAGGCAAGCTACCCGCTGTCATTTGTCTTCGGGCTTGCGTTTGCCACGTGTTGGACGCCATGCATCGGCCCAATACTTGGAAGTGTCTTAACTTTGGCTGCCACCACGCCGGGGCAGTCGTTTACGCTATTACTTGCGTATTCCCTAGGACTTGGAATTCCGTTTGTCCTAATGGGCGTGTTCTTTTCAAGATTCACAAGGTTGATTCGTGCGCTAAGCAAACACCTGAAATATTATTCCATAATCATGGGAAGCTTGATCATCATACTTGGCGTTTTGGTGCTAACAAACCAGCTTGCCGCGATTGCAAGCTTTCCATTCCTAAATGATCTGTTGTTAGGGTAA
- a CDS encoding aminotransferase class I/II-fold pyridoxal phosphate-dependent enzyme produces MKPKLEFVNHILREIKEKDLHRQLRYGHIRESHITIGAKKLINLCSNDYLGLQGNKIEAGQLQSSSRLVSGNDVSFRRLEKKLAAHKSQKASLVFPTGYMANLGVISALVGKKDLILSDELNHASIIDACKMTGAKVQVYKHNDMEDLAKKINTHNKMRKFVITEGIFSMDGDYANLKQMTEITEKNNAILILDDAHGDFAVGDDGRGTANLFGVDKKIDAYVSSLSKALGSFGGYAAAHDSIIDLCINRSKSFIYTSALPSFLVKMSLDRLEQDRKTRQIALSKNTALLSSGLKKIGYDIKSPTHIIPIIIGKEKKTLDFGRYLFECGVFAQPIRYPTVPKNSARIRVSVTAWISKKQIEHTLSVFEKAGKKFKIF; encoded by the coding sequence TTGAAGCCTAAACTCGAATTTGTAAATCACATTTTAAGAGAGATAAAGGAAAAAGACCTCCACAGGCAGCTACGCTACGGCCACATCAGAGAGTCGCACATAACAATTGGAGCAAAAAAACTCATCAACCTTTGCTCAAATGACTACCTAGGACTACAAGGAAATAAAATCGAGGCAGGCCAGCTGCAGTCAAGCTCGCGCCTGGTTTCAGGAAACGACGTTTCGTTTAGGAGGCTGGAAAAAAAACTCGCAGCGCACAAGTCTCAGAAGGCATCACTTGTATTTCCAACAGGATACATGGCAAATCTAGGAGTCATTTCCGCACTGGTTGGAAAAAAAGATCTAATACTAAGCGACGAGCTGAATCACGCAAGCATCATTGACGCATGCAAGATGACAGGCGCAAAAGTACAAGTTTACAAACACAACGACATGGAAGACTTGGCGAAAAAAATCAACACGCACAACAAGATGCGAAAGTTCGTAATCACGGAAGGAATATTCAGCATGGACGGAGACTATGCCAATCTAAAACAGATGACAGAGATTACTGAGAAAAACAACGCGATCTTAATCTTAGATGACGCGCACGGGGACTTTGCAGTAGGTGATGACGGCAGGGGCACCGCAAATCTTTTTGGAGTCGATAAAAAAATCGACGCGTATGTGAGCAGCCTAAGCAAGGCACTTGGCTCTTTTGGCGGGTACGCTGCGGCGCATGACTCCATCATAGATCTGTGCATAAATCGCTCAAAATCATTCATCTACACGTCTGCGCTACCTTCATTTCTTGTCAAGATGTCACTTGACAGGCTCGAGCAGGACAGAAAAACACGGCAGATTGCACTCAGTAAAAACACAGCTCTGCTATCATCAGGACTAAAAAAAATTGGTTACGACATAAAGTCCCCCACGCACATAATTCCCATCATAATTGGAAAGGAGAAAAAAACACTTGACTTTGGAAGATACCTATTTGAGTGCGGAGTGTTTGCCCAGCCAATCCGCTATCCGACGGTTCCAAAAAACAGCGCAAGAATCAGGGTTTCGGTCACGGCGTGGATTTCAAAAAAGCAAATAGAGCATACACTATCAGTCTTTGAAAAAGCAGGAAAAAAGTTTAAGATTTTCTAA